Proteins from one Procambarus clarkii isolate CNS0578487 chromosome 8, FALCON_Pclarkii_2.0, whole genome shotgun sequence genomic window:
- the LOC138359272 gene encoding uncharacterized protein isoform X1, which produces MGWSPGVQAWGRRGAGLGSSLAPPPCNTSYKKPCFTSVLQFSSKQRVLKMRSGVLVSILLVVTIGAVRAWPQYPGVSSGAAAADEKQQAAQEGIADQQQQVGQGSFWWQDEGVFDKGAEGVTLTEDFTFQQAADCSKNYGCVPWQLCVDGEINTSGIGLLNLRTPEPVPQQNTGTLCGGIGKICCLLPGHTTVAEGGGSSDSFGGTGSIVEVGAGGLAGGGSAAVVEGAGGSGGYQGGGSATVVEGAGGAPHSSGGTGTTVDVGAGGGSATAGGGAHGSGGTGTTVDVGAGGGGHLAGGGSATAGGAAHGSGGTGTTVDVGAGGGSATAGGGAHGSGGTGTIVDVGSGGGGHLSGDGSATAGGAAHGSGGTGTIVDVGADGGSATAGGAAHGSGGTGTIVDVGAGGGGHQAGGGSADVGGGAHGSGGTGTIVDVGAGGGGHLAGGGSADVGGGAHGSGGTGTIVDVQQQQGGGQTVVTGKCEETKECVPAYLCHDGKINTSGEGLLDLRFGNKCVNPNYPTVEAVCCAYPSCKAGNLCVAQGACDGTIVKDAAGKYKDCFVGPNLEAGICCTPPAPKPIQTCPSPKTCITQAQCTARTTLTTDGVGNIDIRVHSPCFVSKGTVVGVCCDPLPPLEKCSLDGTQKCVATGSCGGKITVDPLGEYQTCYVSGGAGEVGQCCTPPAPLKTCPGGETCLVSDLCYSDGTKSPPSNSACYVNPNIVGACCYPPPKPSEPILDSCPENSVCLPEILCQGELLDNTGAFLPYSSSGKWAQCRLSGTGLVSPGSCCQNPKLPPVDETYVAAGKCGVRNELLDTRIKNVDLLYYQTHFGEFPWQGIVFFTNYTFKCGASLIGDRWLLTAAHCVKGFTPQDLRVRLGEWQVDDYKEPLQYYDANVASITIHPLFNPKNVHNDIAVIELSEPIVFKYHINTICLPNHGQIIPKGTRCFATGWGKDAFDGGQYQVILKKVEVPVVDRNDCQNLLRKTRLGKFFILDKSFMCAGGEENKDACEGDGGGPLACQDPTTGDYVLTGITAWGIGCGQKDVPGVYVDVQHFREWVNGIINKEHQQEQQQSAGGYSGK; this is translated from the exons ATGGGGTGGAGCCCCGGGGTCCAGGCGTGGGGGCGCCGGGGTGCTGGGCTAGGCTCCTCCCTCGCTCCTCCTCCATGTAACACAAGCTATAAGAAGCCCTGTTTCACGTCAGTCTTGCAGTTCTCCTCAAAGCAGCGCGTCTTAAAG ATGAGGAGTGGCGTACTGGTGTCCATACTGCTGGTGGTGACGATTGGGGCTGTCAGAGCCTGGCCCCAGTACCCCGGGGTGAGCAGTGGTGCAGCAGCCGCTGACGAGAAGCAGCAGGCGGCGCAGGAAGGAATAGctgaccagcagcagcaggtgggacAGGGCAGTTTCTGGTGGCAAGATGAAGGAGTCTTTGATAAA GGCGCTGAGGGAGTGACACTGACAGAAGACTTCACGTTCCAGCAGGCTGCGGACTGTAGCAAG AACTATGGGTGCGTGCCGTGGCAGTTATGTGTAGATGGTGAGATAAACACAAGTGGGATAGGCCTGCTGAACCTGCGCACGCCTGAACCAGTGCCACAGCAG AACACTGGAACTCTGTGCGGTGGCATCGGCAAGATCTGCTGCCTTCTTCCTGGACATACCACCGTCGCGGAGGGAGGCGGATCGTCTGACAGCTTCGGCGGCACTGGCTCCATCGTGGAGGTGGGAGCAGGTGGCCTAGCAGGGGGTGGTTCTGCTGCTgtcgtggagggagcaggtggtagtggtggctaccAAGGAGGTGGTTCCGCTACTGTCGTAGAGGGAGCAGGTGGAGCACCTCACAGCAGCGGCGGCACTGGTACTACCGTAGATGTGGGAGCAGGTGGTGGCTCTGCTACTGCAGGTGGAGGAGCTCACGGGAGTGGCGGTACTGGTACTACCGTAGAtgtgggagcaggtggtggtggccacctagCAGGGGGTGGCTCTGCTACTGCAGGTGGAGCAGCTCACGGCAGTGGCGGCACTGGTACTACCGTAGATGTGGGAGCAGGTGGTGGCTCTGCTACTGCAGGTGGAGGAGCTCACGGGAGTGGCGGTACTGGTACTATCGTAGATGTGggatcaggtggtggtggtcacctatCAGGAGATGGCTCTGCTACTGCAGGTGGAGCAGCTCACGGCAGTGGCGGCACTGGTACTATCGTAGATGTGGGAGCAGATGGTGGCTCTGCTACTGCAGGTGGAGCAGCTCACGGCAGTGGCGGTACTGGTACTATCGTAGAtgtgggagcaggtggtggtggccaccaagCAGGGGGTGGGTCTGCTGATGTAGGTGGAGGAGCTCACGGCAGTGGTGGCACTGGTACTATCGTAGAtgtgggagcaggtggtggtggccacctagCAGGGGGCGGCTCTGCTGATGTAGGTGGGGGAGCTCACGGCAGTGGCGGCACTGGTACTATCGTAGATGTTCAGCAACAACAAGGTGGGGGGCAAACTGTGGTAACAGGGAAGTGCGAAGAGACGAAGGAATGTGTCCCAGCTTATCTCTGCCATGACGGTAAAATCAACACCTCCGGAGAAGGCCTCCTCGACCTCCGCTTCGGTAATAAG TGCGTTAACCCCAACTACCCGACGGTGGAGGCTGTGTGCTGTGCGTACCCATCCTGCAAGGCCGGCAACTTGTGCGTAGCTCAAGGCGCCTGCGACGGCACCATTGTCAAAGACGCCGCTGGCAAATATAAG GATTGTTTTGTGGGCCCCAACTTGGAGGCGGGAATCTGTTGCACGCCGCCGGCGCCTAAGCCAATCCAGACGTGCCCGAGTCCCAAGACGTGCATCACCCAGGCCCAGTGCACCGCccgcaccaccctcaccacagacGGCGTTGGCAACATCGACATCAGAGTCCATTCC CCTTGTTTCGTGAGCAAGGGAACTGTGGTAGGTGTGTGCTGCGACCCTCTCCCACCGCTGGAGAAATGCTCGCTAGACGGAACACAAAAGTGTGTGGCGACGGGCTCCTGCGGCGGAAAAATTACCGTCGACCCCCTTGGTGAATACCAG ACGTGCTATGTGTCTGGCGGTGCCGGGGAGGTAGGCCAGTGTTGCACGCCTCCAGCACCCCTCAAGACGTGCCCGGGAGGAGAGACCTGCCTCGTGTCTGACCTCTGCTACTCTGATGGCACTAAATCTCCTCCTTCCAACTCG GCATGTTACGTCAACCCCAACATAGTGGGCGCGTGCTGCTACCCTCCCCCGAAGCCAAGTGAGCCCATCCTCGACAGCTGTCCCGAGAACTCTGTATGTCTGCCGGAGATCCTCTGCCAAGGAGAGCTTCTCGATAACACTGGTGCCTTCCTCCCCTACTCTAGCAGCGGCAAATGGGCACAGTGTCGCTTAAGCGGTACTGGTCTTGTATCTCCCGGAAGCTGTTGCCAGAACCCAAAACTACCACCGGTTGATGAAACCTACGTGGCTGCAGGAAAGTGTGGTGTCCGCAATGAGCTTCTTGATACTCGCATAAAAAATGTTGACCTCCTTTACTATCAGACCCACTTCGGCGAGTTCCCTTGGCAGGGAATTGTCTTTTTCACTAACTACACCTTCAAGTGCGGTGCTTCCCTAATCGGTGACCGCTGGCTGCTGACCGCAGCTCATTGTGTTAAAGGATTCACTCCACAAGACCTCCGTGTACGGCTCGGTGAGTGGCAGGTCGACGACTATAAAGAACCTCTGCAGTACTACGACGCAAATGTGGCATCTATTACAATACACCCACTATTTAATCCCAAAAACGTCCACAATGACATCGCTGTGATAGAGTTAAGTGAGCCCATAGTATTCAAGTATCATATCAACACAATTTGTCTTCCAAATCATGGACAAATAATTCCTAAGGGAACTCGATGCTTTGCTACGGGTTGGGGTAAGGATGCTTTCGATGGCGGTCAATATCAAGTGATCTTGAAGAAGGTCGAAGTACCAGTAGTGGACCGTAACGATTGTCAGAATCTACTACGAAAAACTCGTCTGGGCAAGTTCTTCATCCTGGACAAATCGTTCATGTGTGCTGGAGGTGAAGAGAACAAGGACGCGTGCGAAGGTGATGGTGGCGGACCTCTGGCCTGCCAGGATCCCACCACAGGCGATTATGTCCTCACTGGCATCACCGCCTGGGGCATTGGCTGTGGTCAGAAAGACGTGCCTGGCGTGTATGTTGATGTCCAACACTTCCGTGAGTGGGTGAATGGCATCATTAACAAGGAAcatcaacaggagcagcagcagagcGCAGGAGGATACAGTGGAAAGTGA
- the LOC138359272 gene encoding uncharacterized protein isoform X2: protein MGWSPGVQAWGRRGAGLGSSLAPPPCNTSYKKPCFTSVLQFSSKQRVLKMRSGVLVSILLVVTIGAVRAWPQYPGVSSGAAAADEKQQAAQEGIADQQQQGAEGVTLTEDFTFQQAADCSKNYGCVPWQLCVDGEINTSGIGLLNLRTPEPVPQQNTGTLCGGIGKICCLLPGHTTVAEGGGSSDSFGGTGSIVEVGAGGLAGGGSAAVVEGAGGSGGYQGGGSATVVEGAGGAPHSSGGTGTTVDVGAGGGSATAGGGAHGSGGTGTTVDVGAGGGGHLAGGGSATAGGAAHGSGGTGTTVDVGAGGGSATAGGGAHGSGGTGTIVDVGSGGGGHLSGDGSATAGGAAHGSGGTGTIVDVGADGGSATAGGAAHGSGGTGTIVDVGAGGGGHQAGGGSADVGGGAHGSGGTGTIVDVGAGGGGHLAGGGSADVGGGAHGSGGTGTIVDVQQQQGGGQTVVTGKCEETKECVPAYLCHDGKINTSGEGLLDLRFGNKCVNPNYPTVEAVCCAYPSCKAGNLCVAQGACDGTIVKDAAGKYKDCFVGPNLEAGICCTPPAPKPIQTCPSPKTCITQAQCTARTTLTTDGVGNIDIRVHSPCFVSKGTVVGVCCDPLPPLEKCSLDGTQKCVATGSCGGKITVDPLGEYQTCYVSGGAGEVGQCCTPPAPLKTCPGGETCLVSDLCYSDGTKSPPSNSACYVNPNIVGACCYPPPKPSEPILDSCPENSVCLPEILCQGELLDNTGAFLPYSSSGKWAQCRLSGTGLVSPGSCCQNPKLPPVDETYVAAGKCGVRNELLDTRIKNVDLLYYQTHFGEFPWQGIVFFTNYTFKCGASLIGDRWLLTAAHCVKGFTPQDLRVRLGEWQVDDYKEPLQYYDANVASITIHPLFNPKNVHNDIAVIELSEPIVFKYHINTICLPNHGQIIPKGTRCFATGWGKDAFDGGQYQVILKKVEVPVVDRNDCQNLLRKTRLGKFFILDKSFMCAGGEENKDACEGDGGGPLACQDPTTGDYVLTGITAWGIGCGQKDVPGVYVDVQHFREWVNGIINKEHQQEQQQSAGGYSGK from the exons ATGGGGTGGAGCCCCGGGGTCCAGGCGTGGGGGCGCCGGGGTGCTGGGCTAGGCTCCTCCCTCGCTCCTCCTCCATGTAACACAAGCTATAAGAAGCCCTGTTTCACGTCAGTCTTGCAGTTCTCCTCAAAGCAGCGCGTCTTAAAG ATGAGGAGTGGCGTACTGGTGTCCATACTGCTGGTGGTGACGATTGGGGCTGTCAGAGCCTGGCCCCAGTACCCCGGGGTGAGCAGTGGTGCAGCAGCCGCTGACGAGAAGCAGCAGGCGGCGCAGGAAGGAATAGctgaccagcagcagcag GGCGCTGAGGGAGTGACACTGACAGAAGACTTCACGTTCCAGCAGGCTGCGGACTGTAGCAAG AACTATGGGTGCGTGCCGTGGCAGTTATGTGTAGATGGTGAGATAAACACAAGTGGGATAGGCCTGCTGAACCTGCGCACGCCTGAACCAGTGCCACAGCAG AACACTGGAACTCTGTGCGGTGGCATCGGCAAGATCTGCTGCCTTCTTCCTGGACATACCACCGTCGCGGAGGGAGGCGGATCGTCTGACAGCTTCGGCGGCACTGGCTCCATCGTGGAGGTGGGAGCAGGTGGCCTAGCAGGGGGTGGTTCTGCTGCTgtcgtggagggagcaggtggtagtggtggctaccAAGGAGGTGGTTCCGCTACTGTCGTAGAGGGAGCAGGTGGAGCACCTCACAGCAGCGGCGGCACTGGTACTACCGTAGATGTGGGAGCAGGTGGTGGCTCTGCTACTGCAGGTGGAGGAGCTCACGGGAGTGGCGGTACTGGTACTACCGTAGAtgtgggagcaggtggtggtggccacctagCAGGGGGTGGCTCTGCTACTGCAGGTGGAGCAGCTCACGGCAGTGGCGGCACTGGTACTACCGTAGATGTGGGAGCAGGTGGTGGCTCTGCTACTGCAGGTGGAGGAGCTCACGGGAGTGGCGGTACTGGTACTATCGTAGATGTGggatcaggtggtggtggtcacctatCAGGAGATGGCTCTGCTACTGCAGGTGGAGCAGCTCACGGCAGTGGCGGCACTGGTACTATCGTAGATGTGGGAGCAGATGGTGGCTCTGCTACTGCAGGTGGAGCAGCTCACGGCAGTGGCGGTACTGGTACTATCGTAGAtgtgggagcaggtggtggtggccaccaagCAGGGGGTGGGTCTGCTGATGTAGGTGGAGGAGCTCACGGCAGTGGTGGCACTGGTACTATCGTAGAtgtgggagcaggtggtggtggccacctagCAGGGGGCGGCTCTGCTGATGTAGGTGGGGGAGCTCACGGCAGTGGCGGCACTGGTACTATCGTAGATGTTCAGCAACAACAAGGTGGGGGGCAAACTGTGGTAACAGGGAAGTGCGAAGAGACGAAGGAATGTGTCCCAGCTTATCTCTGCCATGACGGTAAAATCAACACCTCCGGAGAAGGCCTCCTCGACCTCCGCTTCGGTAATAAG TGCGTTAACCCCAACTACCCGACGGTGGAGGCTGTGTGCTGTGCGTACCCATCCTGCAAGGCCGGCAACTTGTGCGTAGCTCAAGGCGCCTGCGACGGCACCATTGTCAAAGACGCCGCTGGCAAATATAAG GATTGTTTTGTGGGCCCCAACTTGGAGGCGGGAATCTGTTGCACGCCGCCGGCGCCTAAGCCAATCCAGACGTGCCCGAGTCCCAAGACGTGCATCACCCAGGCCCAGTGCACCGCccgcaccaccctcaccacagacGGCGTTGGCAACATCGACATCAGAGTCCATTCC CCTTGTTTCGTGAGCAAGGGAACTGTGGTAGGTGTGTGCTGCGACCCTCTCCCACCGCTGGAGAAATGCTCGCTAGACGGAACACAAAAGTGTGTGGCGACGGGCTCCTGCGGCGGAAAAATTACCGTCGACCCCCTTGGTGAATACCAG ACGTGCTATGTGTCTGGCGGTGCCGGGGAGGTAGGCCAGTGTTGCACGCCTCCAGCACCCCTCAAGACGTGCCCGGGAGGAGAGACCTGCCTCGTGTCTGACCTCTGCTACTCTGATGGCACTAAATCTCCTCCTTCCAACTCG GCATGTTACGTCAACCCCAACATAGTGGGCGCGTGCTGCTACCCTCCCCCGAAGCCAAGTGAGCCCATCCTCGACAGCTGTCCCGAGAACTCTGTATGTCTGCCGGAGATCCTCTGCCAAGGAGAGCTTCTCGATAACACTGGTGCCTTCCTCCCCTACTCTAGCAGCGGCAAATGGGCACAGTGTCGCTTAAGCGGTACTGGTCTTGTATCTCCCGGAAGCTGTTGCCAGAACCCAAAACTACCACCGGTTGATGAAACCTACGTGGCTGCAGGAAAGTGTGGTGTCCGCAATGAGCTTCTTGATACTCGCATAAAAAATGTTGACCTCCTTTACTATCAGACCCACTTCGGCGAGTTCCCTTGGCAGGGAATTGTCTTTTTCACTAACTACACCTTCAAGTGCGGTGCTTCCCTAATCGGTGACCGCTGGCTGCTGACCGCAGCTCATTGTGTTAAAGGATTCACTCCACAAGACCTCCGTGTACGGCTCGGTGAGTGGCAGGTCGACGACTATAAAGAACCTCTGCAGTACTACGACGCAAATGTGGCATCTATTACAATACACCCACTATTTAATCCCAAAAACGTCCACAATGACATCGCTGTGATAGAGTTAAGTGAGCCCATAGTATTCAAGTATCATATCAACACAATTTGTCTTCCAAATCATGGACAAATAATTCCTAAGGGAACTCGATGCTTTGCTACGGGTTGGGGTAAGGATGCTTTCGATGGCGGTCAATATCAAGTGATCTTGAAGAAGGTCGAAGTACCAGTAGTGGACCGTAACGATTGTCAGAATCTACTACGAAAAACTCGTCTGGGCAAGTTCTTCATCCTGGACAAATCGTTCATGTGTGCTGGAGGTGAAGAGAACAAGGACGCGTGCGAAGGTGATGGTGGCGGACCTCTGGCCTGCCAGGATCCCACCACAGGCGATTATGTCCTCACTGGCATCACCGCCTGGGGCATTGGCTGTGGTCAGAAAGACGTGCCTGGCGTGTATGTTGATGTCCAACACTTCCGTGAGTGGGTGAATGGCATCATTAACAAGGAAcatcaacaggagcagcagcagagcGCAGGAGGATACAGTGGAAAGTGA